In Bactrocera neohumeralis isolate Rockhampton unplaced genomic scaffold, APGP_CSIRO_Bneo_wtdbg2-racon-allhic-juicebox.fasta_v2 ctg5364, whole genome shotgun sequence, the genomic stretch CTGTTGTAGTGTACTGAGTACAGCGCTCAACCCTGTTGAGCGTCGTTGTTGCTGGCGATGAGCGTGGCGTGGCGGAGATGGCCGCGTACGTCTTGTGGTTGGTTGGGTGCGTCGTCGTCGCCGGATAGGATCGCTGCGTGGTCTGGTACGGGAATTGGTGTGATTGGCTCGTGTGGGAAATCTATGGAACAGAGTGTGGTGCGGCCTGTGGCAGGCACCGTCAGCCCAGCACTCTATGGTGGCGTGGTCATCTGCCAGGCAGGTCATGCAATGTCCGTGAGCCCTTGCAACCTGTTGACGTTGAGCGGGCTTCATGCTTTGGAAGATGGTGCATCGTTTTAGAGCGTGCGGGCGATGGCACAGGCTGCAACATGGAGGTCCTTGTGGCTCTACTAGCTGCTCTTCTCCTATTTCTCTGACTGCTGCGGCGGATGGCGGGGGGCGCATAACATTGGCCCTTGGAGCGGCAACGGGTGCAGCCGACGCTTTGGGTGCAGTGATTTCGGACCTTACGgtgttggaggtggtttgggtctcctctacgtccatttctatgggaatataagattgcattaaattgagtttgtttataatattagaatgtagttgttgtagctacatatctatacatatgtatatgtataataagttGATATTCAACGcgcttgtttgaatttattttttgtgtacgGATTATAACGCGGGTTAATTTCGAATTTGCggaattgatttattatttttcgagtTATTTTGCGGTTTATCTTGAATGTGTTCTTCgctgtttggaagaaaacaCAGTTTGGTGACTGGTCGAGTTAATATGCCGGTTTGTGTTCGAACATCGACTACTCTTATGTGACCATCTGACCCTCGATGAACCTTTTCAATGCGGCCTAGCCGCCATTCTGTTGGAGGAAGGCATTCGTCCTGTATGATGACGCATTCTCCTGCATTGGCTTCCTTCTGGGCCGTTTTATCGATATCTCTTATGGAGTCTTCcttccatctgtggctgaattcgtgatggagaatcttgattttttcccatcgatttattaaagtgagtgagtctccttctgtctcag encodes the following:
- the LOC126767316 gene encoding uncharacterized protein LOC126767316, with amino-acid sequence MDVEETQTTSNTVRSEITAPKASAAPVAAPRANVMRPPPSAAAVREIGEEQLVEPQGPPCCSLCHRPHALKRCTIFQSMKPAQRQQVARAHGHCMTCLADDHATIECWADGACHRPHHTLFHRFPTRANHTNSRTRPRSDPIRRRRRTQPTTRRTRPSPPRHAHRQQQRRSTGLSAVLSTLQQLQRLLAD